A window from Drosophila miranda strain MSH22 chromosome Y unlocalized genomic scaffold, D.miranda_PacBio2.1 Contig_Y2_pilon, whole genome shotgun sequence encodes these proteins:
- the LOC117193657 gene encoding putative fatty acyl-CoA reductase CG5065, whose translation MSQPIFEELLRTKPRALELMTPIAGDCLEPDLGISDADRKLLAKEVQIVIHGAATVRFNEPMHTAL comes from the exons ATGAGCCAGCCG ATTTTCGAGGAACTACTAAGGACAAAACCAAGGGCCTTGGAGCTGATGACACCCATAGCAGGGGATTGTCTGGAGCCGGACCTAGGCATTAGTGATGCGGATCGTAAGCTACTGGCAAAAGAGGTGCAGATTGTTATTCACGGAGCAGCCACCGTCCGCTTCAACGAGCCCATGCATACGGCACTT
- the LOC117192963 gene encoding fatty acyl-CoA reductase 2-like yields the protein HRLEAFVQISTAYSNCVLEHIHEQFYPENFTCSVDTALQLKETLSAELLDNMTPALLGKFLNTYSYTKGLAEQVIQGEAGDLPVFIFRPAISK from the coding sequence CATCGCCTGGAGGCCTTCGTCCAGATCTCCACAGCCTACTCCAACTGCGTGCTGGAACACATTCACGAGCAGTTCTATCCTGAGAATTTTACCTGCTCCGTGGATACTGCACTGCAGCTAAAAGAGACACTGAGCGCCGAGCTTTTGGACAATATGACGCCTGCCTTACTGGGAAAATTCCTCAACACATACAGCTATACGAAGGGCCTGGCAGAGCAAGTGATCCAAGGTGAGGCGGGTGACCTACCGGTGTTTATCTTTCGGCCTGCTATTAGTAAGTGA